One region of Arthrobacter sp. StoSoilB22 genomic DNA includes:
- a CDS encoding STAS/SEC14 domain-containing protein, which produces MAEANHVDYTLQLEPDNVLSLAWAPGARIEAENARAAVDAVNEFAAGNRYPLLVRMAKTSHLSRAARDVFVEPCAASRIALLGENAVDRMLVDYQLAAQPAPCPTRFFSSEAEAMAWLVEPEQQTADRNATAQHAMDQRKGGSGSLGGAAP; this is translated from the coding sequence ATGGCTGAGGCGAACCACGTCGATTACACGCTCCAGCTTGAGCCGGACAATGTCCTGTCATTGGCGTGGGCTCCGGGAGCCCGGATCGAAGCCGAGAATGCCCGGGCAGCCGTGGACGCGGTCAACGAGTTCGCTGCCGGTAATCGCTACCCCCTGCTGGTCAGAATGGCTAAAACGAGCCATTTGAGCCGGGCCGCGCGGGACGTTTTCGTAGAGCCCTGCGCGGCATCCAGGATCGCGTTGCTGGGCGAAAACGCGGTTGACCGAATGCTGGTGGATTATCAGCTGGCCGCCCAACCGGCACCCTGCCCCACCCGGTTCTTTTCCTCCGAGGCCGAAGCCATGGCGTGGCTCGTGGAACCGGAGCAGCAAACCGCTGATCGAAATGCCACGGCTCAGCATGCCATGGATCAGCGGAAGGGCGGTTCAGGTTCTTTGGGAGGAGCCGCACCATGA